From Ignavibacterium sp.:
AAGAACCTAAAAGAATTAAAAACTCACCAACGAATCCATTCAATCCTGGTAAGCCAATTGATGACAAAGATGCAAACATTAAAGAGAAAGCAAAGAATGGCACGAGTTTAGCAATTCCACCATAGTCAGCAATTTCACGTGTGTGGGTTCTTTCATAAATAACACCAACCAAAAGGAATAATGCTCCTGTTGAAAGTCCGTGATTAATCATTTGTATCACTGCACCCTGAACAGATTCCTGAGTCATCGCAAAAATTCCAAGAACTACAAATCCAAGGTGAGAAACTGAAGAATATGCAACAAGCTTCTTCATATCTGTTTGAACCATTGCAACCAAAGCACCATAAATTATCCCAATCACAGCCAAAATAGAAAAGTAAGGTGCAAAGTATAATGATGCATCGGGGAAAAGCGGAAGATTAAATCTGAGCAAACCGTAAGTTCCCATTTTAAGCAAAACTCCGGCAAGGATTACAGAGCCGGCAGTTGGTGCCTGAACATGAGCATCAGGTAACCAGGTGTGTAAGGGGAAAAGCGGAACTTTAATCGCAAAGCTTAAACCAAATGCGAGGAACATCCAAAGCTGAATATCTCTTGCGATTGTCGGTGCTACCTTATAAAGCTGTGTTATATCTGTAGTAAAATATCCGAGTGAACCTGAGGCATAAACAGCTAACCAAACAATTGCAACTAACATCAACAAACTTCCAAACATTGTGTAAAGGAAGAACTTTATTGCAGCATAAATTCTTTCTTTACCTCCCCAGATTCCGATTATAAAGTACATCGGAATGAGCATTGCCTCCCAGAATATGTAAAACAGGAATAAATCAAGCGATACAAAAACGCCAATCATTCCTGTTTCAAGTAAAAGCATGAAAAATGTAAATTCTTTTATTTTATGTTCAATACTTGACCAACTCGAAATCAATGTAAGTGGAGTAAGAAAAGTTGTTAATAACACAAGCAAAATTGATAATCCGTCAACTCCAACAAAGTAATAAACATTAAGTCCTTGTATCCATTCAAACTTATGAATGAATTGAAAGTCAGAGGATGAATGATCAAATCCAAAATAAACGAATAATGATATTATGAATGTTATAGCAGAAAAGAATAAACCTGTGTATCTGATTGCTGAAGCTTTCTCTTTATTAATAAATAATAAAGCGAAAGCACCAATTAAAGGAAGCAAAATCAGGTATGTAAGTAAAAGACTATTTTCCATAAATTAAAAACTTAATATTATCCATAATAAAGCTGCAGCTATTCCAAGCACCATAACTAATGCATAAAGCTGAGCTACTCCAGTTTGAACTTTTCTTATTATTGAAGAAAGTAAATCAACTAATTTTGCCACACCGTTTACAGTTCCATCAATAATTTTATTATCAGCGATTTTCCATAAAACATTTCTTGATACTGTTACTATCGGATTAACAATCACTGCATCATAAATTTCATCTACATAATATTTATTCCACAAAAGATTATATAATCCTTTGAATCGTGTAGCAGTTCTTGAAGCTATTTCTGGTTTCTTCAGATAAATATATCTTGCCAGTAAAATTGAAGCTGCAGCACCAATAACTGAAATCACCATCAGTAAAATTTCTTCAAAGTGTGAATGCAATCCGAAGTGCATCAGTTTTCTATCCGCATCTTTAAAGATTGGTGCTAACCAATTATGAAATTGATTTCCGTGTTCCCCACTGAATACTTCAGGTATTCCAATGAATCCTCCGATAACGGAAAGTATTGCTAGAATGATTAATGGAATTGTCATTACTTTGGGTGATTCGTGCGGATGTTTATCGTGACCAAATCTTTCCTTGCCTTCAAAAGTAAGAAAGTATAATCTGAACATATAGAATGCAGTCATCAATGCAGTGATAACACCAACTAACCATAGAATAAAACCTCCGTTTGCAAAAGAATACCAGAGAATTTCATCTTTACTGAAGAATCCGGAAAGTGGTGGAATACCGGAAATTGCTAAAGCAGCAATCAGAAATGTAATTGCTGTATGAGGCATATATTTTTTCAATCCACCATAACGCTGAATATCCTGCTCCTCGTGCATTGCGTGGATTACACTTCCTGCACCAAGAAAGAGAAGAGCTTTAAAGAAAGCGTGCGTCATCACATGAAATATTCCCGCACTGAATGCACCAACACCCATCGCGAGGAACATATATCCAAGCTGACTTATAGTTGAATAAGCTAAAACCTTTTTAATATCGTTTTGTACAATTCCGATTGTTGCAGCAAAGAATGCTGTCATCAATCCGATAATGGCGACAACAATCATAATTTGAGGTGCGGAGGCAAATAGAACAGAACATCGGGCAACCATGTAAACTCCGGCGGTAACCATTGTTGCAGCATGAATCAATGCTGAAACCGGAGTCGGACCAGCCATTGCATCAGGTAACCAAACATAAAGTGGAATCTGTGCAGACTTGCCGGTTGCACCAATGAAAAGGAATAATGTTATAAATCCATAAACAGAAGCTGAAACACTGAATGTACTTGCTTTGCTGAAAACATCATTAAAATTGAGAGAACCAAATGTTAGGAAGATTAAAAACATTCCAAGAAGAAAACCAAAGTCGCCAATTCTGTTTACAATAAATGCTTTTTTAGCTGCATCCGATGTTGTATTCTTTTCAAATTTTCTATCATACCAAAATCCAATCAAAAGATATGAACAAAGTCCAACACCTTCCCAACCAAGAAACAAAAGGACAAAATTATCAGCGAGAATAAGATTCATCATTGCAAAGATGAATAGATTGAGATATGCAAAGAATCTCCAGAAACCTTTATCACCATGCATATAACCAATCGAATAAACATGAATAACAAAACCAACACCGGTAACAATCAAAGCCATTACTAATGAAAGTTGATCAACCTGATAAGCGAAACTTACATCCAGTCCGCCAACATTAAGCCAGGTGAATAAGCTAACGATGATTTGTCTTTGTTCAACAGGTAGAGATAAAGTTTCGAAGAATGCGCCAAGTGCTATGAGAAACGAAATTCCGATTACACCGCTTCCGATTGTACCGATAACTTTTTCATTTTTAATACGACTTCCAAAAATTCCGTTGATAAGAAAACCGACTAATGGAAGAAGTACAGTTAAATAAATTAATTCACGCATAAAATCTGATTACCACTTGAGAATATTTATTTCGTCAATATTAACAGTAAGTTTATTTCTAAAGATTGCTATAATTATAGCAAGTCCAACTGCTGCTTCGGCTGCGGCTACAGTCATTACAAAAAATACAAACAACTGACCAACCGAACTTCCTAAAAATGATGCGAATGCAATCATTGTGAGATTAGCGGAGTTTAACATTAATTCTATACACATAAAAACTACAATAGCATTTCTTCGTGTAAGAACTCCCGCTACTCCCACAAGAAACATAAAAGCGCTGAGAACTAAGTAATATTCAATTGTTATTGTCATAGCTAATCAATTTTTTTCTTTGCTAATAATATTGCTCCAATTGTTGCAGCCAAAAGCAAGAAACCTGCTGCTTCAAAAGGCAAAACATAATTTCTGAAAAGTTCATTACCGATTGATTCGATTGTGCCTGCTTTTATACTTGCATCAAGATTTTTTTGCAAAATTTTTGATGGAGCAGAAAAGAATATGATATAGACAAGCTGAAGCAAAACGAATCCCGCAACAACAAATGCAAAAATCTTAACTTTAGGATTCGATTCCATAAACTTCTTTTCGTTATCAGGTCTTAATAGCATAATTACGAAAAGGAACAAAACCATAATTGCACCGGCATAAACAATAACTTGAGCTACTGCAATAAACTGAGCATTTAAAGTAAGATACAAACCAGCCAACGATGCCATATTTAATATCAAATAAAGAGCAGCAATAACAGGATTATTTCTCGTAATCATCATCACTGCGGCAACTGCTGCAACAAAACCGAAAATAAAAAATAAAATTACTTCTAGCGTCATATTGTGTTAAGGTGTATTTCTGTAAATTAATCTTGGGAATGGAATTGCTTCTCTTAAATGTTCAAGACCACAAATCCAGCTTACAGTTCTTTCTAATCCAAGTCCAAATCCTGAATGTGGAACAGAACCAAATCTTCTCAAGTCAAGGTACCATTCGAAAGCTGATTGAGGAAGATTATGTTCAGCAATTCTTTTAAGTAATGTATCAAGATCATCTTCTCTTTGTGAGCCACCGATTATTTCTCCATACCCCTCAGGAGCCAGAACATCAACAGCAAGAGCAAATCTTTCATCCTGTGGGTCGCGTTTCATATAGAATGCTTTAACTTCTGCAGGATAGTGATGAACCATAACAGGTCTGTCAAATTGTTCGGAGATAATTGTTTCATCTCCACCACCGAAATCATTTCCCCACTGAAAATCAACTCCGTGTTTCTTGAGAATCTCTACAGCTTCATTATAATGAATTCGCGGGAATGGTCTCTTTACATTCTGAAGTTTAGTTGTATCTCTTTCAAGTATTTTTAATTCTTCATCTTTTTCCTTAAGAACTGTTTGGACAATATACTCAAGAAATTCTTCGGCTAAATCCATATCATCATTCAAATCTGCGAACGCAACTTCCGGTTCAACCATCCAGAACTCTGTTAAATGTCTTCTGGTTTTTGATTTCTCAGCTCTGAAAGTAGGGCCAAATGTATAAACTTTTCCCAAAGCCATTGCACCAGCTTCTGCATAAAGCTGTCCGGATTGAGTTAAATAAGCACTTCCTAAATCAAAATATTTTGTTTCGAAAAGAGTTGATGTACCTTCCACAGCATTTGGAGTTAGAATAGGCGCATCCATTAAAGTAAAACCTTTTCCATCAAAAAAATCACGAATTGCTTTTACCACACGATGTCTTACTCTCATTATAGCCACCTGACGCTTTGAACGAAGCCAGAGATGTCTGTTATCGAGCAGGAATTCAATTCCGTGTTCTTTTGGAGTGATTGGATAGTCGTGAGTTTCATGGATAATCTTTAAATCAGAAGCATCGAGCTCATATCCACCAGGAGCTTTAGGTTCTTGCTTGACTTTGCCCGTAACAATAATCGAAGATTCTTGTCCGATACGATCAGCTATATCAAATATTTCATCACTTACATTACCTTTGAAATACACACATTGAACATACCCTGTTCCATCACGTAAAACTAAAAATTTAATTTTACCACTTGATCTTTTATGATAAAGCCATCCGTATAAAGTTACTTCTTGTCCAACAAAATTCTTTAAGTCACTGATTGTAATTTGCTGCATTTACCAACTATAATTTCTTCAAAAATGATTGCCAAATATATGCAGGCACTAAAAAATATCAAAAGTTTGCGGTTAATCATTGTATTCAAAACACAATGAAGTTACTTAAAAAATATTGCAAGCCAGATTGTCAATTGATTCGGGTCAGTCCATTCAACCCGATGTTTTGTGAAAGCGGGAATAAATAGATAATCTCCCTTGTGAAGAGTAACAATTGATTTATCTTCAAACCTGATCATAGCTTTGCCTTCAAGGACAATCACCCATTCATTCTCCGGTTGATTATACCAGAAATTTTCCGGACTAGATTGACCTTGAGAGATGATCCTTTCTATTCTTATTGAATCAGATTTAAAAACAGTTTCAATAATTTCATCCGATAATTTATCCGGAATGTTTGAGAAGAAATTTTTTAAGTTCATAAATTTTTATAAATGTTTTGTGAAAAATAATAAAAAAGGCTGCCCTTGTGGGCAGCCTAAGTAATTCAACTACATCACTCTCAAGGAGGTACTCTATTTCATTACAACTAACTTCTTAATTGAAACAAAATTTCCTGCAACCATTCTGTAGAAGTACACTCCTGAAGAAAGGTTACCAGCATTAAATGAGAGAGTATAGTAACCTGGTTCTTTAACTTCATTAACAAGTGTTGCAACTACCTCTCCGGTTACATTAAATATTTGAACTGTTACCTGCTCTTTGACAGAAACTGTAAAATCAATATTCGTTACCGGATTGAATGGATTCGGATAGTTTTGACTAAGATTGAATTCTGTAGGTTGAGTGAAAACTTCAATCTCTTTTGAATATGATTCAGTTCCATCTAAATCAACTTGACGCAATCTGTATTTATAGGTTCCTGCTAAAGAAATTTTATCTGTGAAAGAATATTCCGTTGGTTTAGTTGAGTTACCTTTACCCTCAACAAAGCCAATATTGGTCCAATCAGAATTCAATTTGCGTTGAACTTCA
This genomic window contains:
- a CDS encoding NADH-quinone oxidoreductase subunit M; amino-acid sequence: MENSLLLTYLILLPLIGAFALLFINKEKASAIRYTGLFFSAITFIISLFVYFGFDHSSSDFQFIHKFEWIQGLNVYYFVGVDGLSILLVLLTTFLTPLTLISSWSSIEHKIKEFTFFMLLLETGMIGVFVSLDLFLFYIFWEAMLIPMYFIIGIWGGKERIYAAIKFFLYTMFGSLLMLVAIVWLAVYASGSLGYFTTDITQLYKVAPTIARDIQLWMFLAFGLSFAIKVPLFPLHTWLPDAHVQAPTAGSVILAGVLLKMGTYGLLRFNLPLFPDASLYFAPYFSILAVIGIIYGALVAMVQTDMKKLVAYSSVSHLGFVVLGIFAMTQESVQGAVIQMINHGLSTGALFLLVGVIYERTHTREIADYGGIAKLVPFFAFSLMFASLSSIGLPGLNGFVGEFLILLGSFKSGVLNSWWFTVFAASGVIFAAVYLLWMYQRVVFGEVKNPSLNGLKDMNAREIFVMIPIFIFIVWIGIYPSTFLKVSEKTSAKIIHQVFNPEQTAEKLINNR
- the nuoL gene encoding NADH-quinone oxidoreductase subunit L is translated as MRELIYLTVLLPLVGFLINGIFGSRIKNEKVIGTIGSGVIGISFLIALGAFFETLSLPVEQRQIIVSLFTWLNVGGLDVSFAYQVDQLSLVMALIVTGVGFVIHVYSIGYMHGDKGFWRFFAYLNLFIFAMMNLILADNFVLLFLGWEGVGLCSYLLIGFWYDRKFEKNTTSDAAKKAFIVNRIGDFGFLLGMFLIFLTFGSLNFNDVFSKASTFSVSASVYGFITLFLFIGATGKSAQIPLYVWLPDAMAGPTPVSALIHAATMVTAGVYMVARCSVLFASAPQIMIVVAIIGLMTAFFAATIGIVQNDIKKVLAYSTISQLGYMFLAMGVGAFSAGIFHVMTHAFFKALLFLGAGSVIHAMHEEQDIQRYGGLKKYMPHTAITFLIAALAISGIPPLSGFFSKDEILWYSFANGGFILWLVGVITALMTAFYMFRLYFLTFEGKERFGHDKHPHESPKVMTIPLIILAILSVIGGFIGIPEVFSGEHGNQFHNWLAPIFKDADRKLMHFGLHSHFEEILLMVISVIGAAASILLARYIYLKKPEIASRTATRFKGLYNLLWNKYYVDEIYDAVIVNPIVTVSRNVLWKIADNKIIDGTVNGVAKLVDLLSSIIRKVQTGVAQLYALVMVLGIAAALLWIILSF
- the nuoK gene encoding NADH-quinone oxidoreductase subunit NuoK; the protein is MTITIEYYLVLSAFMFLVGVAGVLTRRNAIVVFMCIELMLNSANLTMIAFASFLGSSVGQLFVFFVMTVAAAEAAVGLAIIIAIFRNKLTVNIDEINILKW
- a CDS encoding NADH-quinone oxidoreductase subunit J translates to MTLEVILFFIFGFVAAVAAVMMITRNNPVIAALYLILNMASLAGLYLTLNAQFIAVAQVIVYAGAIMVLFLFVIMLLRPDNEKKFMESNPKVKIFAFVVAGFVLLQLVYIIFFSAPSKILQKNLDASIKAGTIESIGNELFRNYVLPFEAAGFLLLAATIGAILLAKKKID
- the asnS gene encoding asparagine--tRNA ligase; this encodes MQQITISDLKNFVGQEVTLYGWLYHKRSSGKIKFLVLRDGTGYVQCVYFKGNVSDEIFDIADRIGQESSIIVTGKVKQEPKAPGGYELDASDLKIIHETHDYPITPKEHGIEFLLDNRHLWLRSKRQVAIMRVRHRVVKAIRDFFDGKGFTLMDAPILTPNAVEGTSTLFETKYFDLGSAYLTQSGQLYAEAGAMALGKVYTFGPTFRAEKSKTRRHLTEFWMVEPEVAFADLNDDMDLAEEFLEYIVQTVLKEKDEELKILERDTTKLQNVKRPFPRIHYNEAVEILKKHGVDFQWGNDFGGGDETIISEQFDRPVMVHHYPAEVKAFYMKRDPQDERFALAVDVLAPEGYGEIIGGSQREDDLDTLLKRIAEHNLPQSAFEWYLDLRRFGSVPHSGFGLGLERTVSWICGLEHLREAIPFPRLIYRNTP
- a CDS encoding cupin domain-containing protein, whose protein sequence is MNLKNFFSNIPDKLSDEIIETVFKSDSIRIERIISQGQSSPENFWYNQPENEWVIVLEGKAMIRFEDKSIVTLHKGDYLFIPAFTKHRVEWTDPNQLTIWLAIFFK